A window from Cryobacterium sp. SO1 encodes these proteins:
- a CDS encoding small multidrug efflux protein: MIEQVPDILQPLIVAVAGAIPYVEGEGATAFGIIAGINPIVAAVAGATGNILCVFGVVFLGSRIRERVVARRAVKPVLVGAGGLELPVDDAAAVSDATSDAKPTSRSKGRARLRRWMLRFGVPGASILAPLALPTMLTAAFFVGSGVPKMWVMLWQIIAIVLWTTAIAVAASGALALLGW, translated from the coding sequence GTGATCGAGCAGGTGCCCGACATCCTCCAACCGTTGATCGTCGCTGTTGCCGGCGCGATCCCATATGTCGAGGGCGAGGGCGCGACCGCCTTTGGAATCATCGCGGGAATCAACCCCATCGTCGCCGCAGTCGCCGGCGCGACCGGCAACATCCTCTGCGTCTTTGGCGTGGTGTTCTTGGGGTCGCGTATCCGAGAGCGCGTCGTCGCTCGGCGTGCGGTCAAGCCGGTGTTGGTTGGTGCGGGTGGGCTTGAGCTGCCCGTGGACGACGCCGCTGCTGTCTCCGACGCCACATCCGACGCGAAGCCGACCAGTCGTTCGAAGGGCCGGGCGCGCCTGCGTCGCTGGATGCTCCGGTTCGGGGTCCCCGGCGCGAGCATCCTCGCCCCTCTTGCTCTGCCGACGATGCTGACCGCCGCGTTTTTCGTTGGTTCAGGCGTCCCGAAGATGTGGGTCATGCTGTGGCAGATCATCGCGATCGTCCTGTGGACGACCGCCATCGCGGTCGCAGCGTCCGGCGCACTCGCGCTCCTCGGATGGTGA
- a CDS encoding MerR family transcriptional regulator has translation MAWSTREVADLAGTTVNTVRHYHQSGLLEHPERTSNGYKQYGARHLVRLLQIRRLRDLDVPLAQIESMDFGGETPATALLAVDADLTVSINRLTRARAEIRAILEGTTATDVPSGFEHLAGRLSSSERALMLVMSQLYDESAMADMKKMVESESEDAGVEFDSLPPDADDATRQQLAEALAPQLAQHIADYGWLTDPKAHQPKGSRVTQETLLETAVELYSTSQLDVLARASVIAAELAAESSNPTSKTIDRGNHDDR, from the coding sequence ATGGCGTGGAGCACACGCGAGGTGGCAGACCTCGCCGGAACGACGGTGAACACGGTCCGTCATTACCACCAGTCCGGGCTGCTCGAGCATCCTGAGCGGACGTCCAACGGGTACAAACAGTACGGCGCCCGCCATCTTGTGAGGCTGCTGCAGATCCGTCGGCTCCGCGACCTTGACGTGCCGCTCGCGCAGATCGAGTCGATGGATTTCGGCGGAGAGACACCGGCGACGGCCCTGCTGGCGGTTGACGCTGACCTGACCGTGAGCATCAATCGACTCACGCGTGCTCGCGCCGAGATCCGGGCGATCCTGGAGGGGACCACGGCCACCGATGTGCCGTCGGGCTTCGAACACCTCGCCGGCCGGTTGTCCAGCTCGGAGCGTGCCCTCATGCTCGTGATGTCGCAGCTCTACGACGAGTCCGCGATGGCCGACATGAAGAAGATGGTCGAGTCAGAATCGGAGGATGCCGGCGTCGAATTCGATTCGCTGCCTCCCGACGCCGATGACGCCACCCGGCAGCAACTCGCCGAGGCGCTTGCCCCGCAACTCGCTCAACACATCGCCGACTACGGATGGCTGACCGACCCGAAGGCGCATCAGCCCAAGGGTTCGCGGGTCACGCAGGAGACTCTTCTCGAGACCGCCGTGGAACTGTACAGCACATCCCAGCTGGACGTCCTCGCACGTGCAAGCGTCATCGCGGCCGAGCTGGCCGCCGAGAGCAGTAACCCCACGTCGAAGACGATCGATCGTGGAAACCACGATGACCGATGA
- a CDS encoding GPP34 family phosphoprotein: MTDDLGFPSGGGETARLNDEALLFEDVLLLLFQPESGTIAGENILFYVLGGAVLAELALQELVEVRRHSLFSNRVHAVDDAATSDEVLESALSYIAEKPRDAQTVLAAIGPYLRQPVLDRLVERGDVNRKKGKTLGIFPSTKLTLASRRRAGLIAQVRAALIDGDTPVPRIAASIALISASGTLPQFYREIPWSGAVYTRAKAIEQGDWGASAAADAVTRTMAAVVAASIAAAMNLPRG; this comes from the coding sequence ATGACCGATGATCTCGGCTTCCCCTCCGGGGGAGGCGAGACCGCGCGGTTGAACGATGAGGCCTTGCTCTTCGAGGACGTGCTCCTCCTCCTGTTCCAGCCTGAATCTGGCACCATCGCGGGCGAGAACATTCTGTTCTACGTGTTGGGTGGCGCGGTGCTCGCTGAGCTCGCGCTTCAGGAATTAGTGGAGGTGCGCAGACACAGCTTGTTTTCCAACCGGGTGCACGCCGTCGACGACGCTGCCACCTCCGACGAGGTACTTGAGTCTGCCTTGTCGTACATAGCGGAGAAGCCACGCGACGCGCAGACCGTGCTCGCAGCGATCGGACCCTACCTGCGCCAGCCAGTGCTTGATCGGCTCGTGGAACGAGGCGACGTCAACCGCAAGAAGGGCAAGACGCTTGGCATCTTCCCGTCCACCAAGCTCACCCTCGCGAGTCGGCGCCGAGCGGGACTGATCGCTCAAGTCCGGGCGGCACTCATCGACGGCGACACACCAGTTCCGCGTATCGCCGCCAGTATCGCCCTCATCTCGGCGAGCGGCACGCTCCCTCAGTTCTATCGCGAGATCCCCTGGAGCGGCGCCGTGTACACGCGGGCCAAGGCCATCGAGCAGGGCGATTGGGGCGCATCCGCTGCCGCGGATGCGGTCACGCGCACAATGGCGGCGGTCGTCGCGGCTTCGATAGCCGCCGCAATGAACCTGCCGCGCGGGTAG
- the pdxY gene encoding pyridoxal kinase PdxY — translation MKILSIQSAVAHGHVGNSAAVFPLQRIGVEVLPVNTVNFSNHTGYGAWRGSLITPEDVHDVILGIEERGVLPQIDVVLSGYQGGTGIGDVIVDAVRRVKAANPSAIYACDPVMGNAKSGCFVAPEIPHLLRDRVVPVADIITPNQFELGFLTGTEPTTLDSTLDSVGLAQAMGPGTVLVTSVERPDRDPDTIEMLAVDAAGAWIVQTPHLPFKANGSGDVTAALFSAHYRATGDAAVALERTASSVFDLIELTYQSGERELQLVQAQSSYAHPRMQFTAQRVR, via the coding sequence GTGAAGATTCTCTCGATTCAGTCGGCCGTCGCTCACGGCCATGTTGGCAACTCGGCGGCCGTGTTCCCCCTCCAGCGCATCGGGGTCGAGGTGCTGCCGGTCAACACGGTCAACTTCTCCAACCACACGGGCTATGGCGCGTGGCGCGGATCCCTCATCACCCCCGAGGATGTGCACGATGTGATCCTCGGCATCGAGGAACGTGGCGTGCTCCCCCAGATCGACGTTGTGCTCTCGGGATACCAGGGCGGCACCGGCATCGGCGACGTCATCGTGGATGCGGTGCGGCGGGTGAAGGCGGCGAACCCTTCGGCCATCTACGCGTGTGACCCCGTGATGGGCAACGCCAAGTCCGGGTGCTTCGTGGCGCCGGAGATCCCCCATCTGCTGCGGGATCGCGTGGTGCCCGTTGCCGACATCATCACGCCGAACCAGTTCGAGTTGGGCTTCCTCACCGGCACCGAGCCGACGACACTGGATTCGACACTCGACTCTGTCGGCCTCGCCCAGGCGATGGGACCGGGCACCGTGCTCGTGACCAGTGTGGAACGCCCCGACCGCGACCCCGACACCATCGAGATGCTCGCAGTGGATGCTGCGGGCGCGTGGATCGTGCAGACTCCCCATCTGCCTTTCAAAGCGAACGGCTCGGGCGACGTCACCGCCGCGCTCTTCTCGGCGCACTACCGCGCGACAGGTGACGCTGCGGTGGCGTTGGAACGGACCGCGTCCAGCGTGTTCGATCTCATCGAACTGACGTATCAGTCGGGTGAGCGAGAGCTGCAACTCGTGCAGGCTCAGAGCTCCTACGCTCACCCGCGCATGCAGTTCACCGCCCAGCGGGTGCGCTAA
- a CDS encoding alpha/beta fold hydrolase translates to MKDLANQEWSRHKDSSRNRWMTAAVASAAAVSLLFLAGCTAPTDDESASGAGLQQFMEQDLEFGACDPMIVDDQPPVPTVIETAERADCATLEVPLDYENPGGEKIQLALSRIAATGSSSDRVGSVVVNPGGPGFPSTTFAPIVATLWADGPIAENFDVVGFDPRGVGLSSPSVDCYTDEERDGNEPISALGTWTEETTRAIVEKCAEGSGGEEMLAHLGTRDVARDMDILRSALGDDKLTYAGLSYGSRLGTVYAEMFPDKVRALVLDGAVDPLQDTQGRQTQQAAGVQAAFDRFAEFCATQDPCPVGTDPAQASAAVQGLLQPLVQEPLLAADGRELTFLAAADGILSGLYSESLWPGIANGLTELQAGRPDALLALRDGLHGRSATGGYTNSFEATFAINCVDEERLTEKEMSDLGNEMNEVAPFLDSGTDPASLNGCAEWPGESTLGFPYATDIEGLPQVLVTSAIGDPVTPHDGGISLAETLGARLLTVDANEHGTIASGIDCVDEVVANYLVNLELPEEGARCSP, encoded by the coding sequence GTGAAGGATCTCGCCAACCAAGAATGGAGTCGCCACAAGGACTCCTCCCGCAACCGATGGATGACGGCGGCAGTTGCCTCCGCGGCGGCGGTCTCCCTCTTGTTCCTTGCGGGCTGTACCGCCCCGACCGATGACGAAAGCGCGAGTGGCGCAGGTCTCCAGCAGTTCATGGAGCAGGACCTCGAATTCGGGGCGTGCGACCCCATGATTGTGGACGACCAGCCACCAGTGCCCACGGTCATCGAGACAGCGGAAAGGGCGGATTGTGCCACGCTGGAGGTTCCACTCGACTATGAAAACCCCGGCGGCGAAAAGATCCAGCTCGCGCTGTCGCGCATCGCTGCCACTGGCAGTAGCAGTGACCGGGTGGGTTCCGTCGTGGTCAATCCGGGCGGACCCGGGTTCCCGTCGACGACTTTCGCACCCATTGTCGCTACTCTGTGGGCTGACGGACCCATCGCCGAGAACTTTGACGTGGTTGGTTTCGACCCGCGTGGGGTTGGGCTGTCCAGCCCCTCAGTGGACTGCTACACGGACGAAGAGCGCGACGGCAACGAGCCCATCTCTGCTTTGGGCACGTGGACGGAAGAGACCACACGAGCGATCGTCGAAAAGTGCGCTGAGGGTTCGGGGGGCGAAGAGATGCTCGCGCATCTGGGAACCCGGGATGTCGCACGGGACATGGACATTCTTCGCTCCGCGCTCGGCGACGACAAGCTCACCTACGCGGGCCTCAGCTACGGCTCGCGCCTCGGCACTGTGTACGCCGAGATGTTCCCCGACAAGGTCCGCGCGCTCGTTCTCGACGGCGCCGTCGACCCGCTCCAAGACACTCAGGGACGCCAGACACAACAAGCCGCCGGCGTACAAGCCGCCTTCGACCGTTTCGCGGAGTTCTGTGCAACGCAGGACCCGTGCCCCGTCGGGACCGACCCCGCACAGGCATCCGCTGCGGTGCAGGGGCTTCTGCAGCCGCTCGTCCAGGAGCCGCTCCTGGCAGCCGACGGTCGTGAGCTGACCTTCCTCGCCGCGGCCGACGGAATCCTCTCCGGACTGTATTCGGAGAGCCTCTGGCCTGGCATCGCCAACGGCCTGACCGAGCTGCAAGCAGGCCGGCCGGATGCGCTTCTCGCGCTGAGAGACGGCCTCCACGGTCGCTCCGCGACCGGTGGTTACACCAACAGCTTTGAAGCGACATTCGCGATCAACTGCGTAGACGAGGAACGCCTCACGGAGAAGGAGATGAGCGACCTCGGCAACGAGATGAACGAAGTAGCACCGTTCCTCGACTCGGGAACCGACCCTGCGTCACTGAACGGATGCGCGGAGTGGCCCGGCGAATCCACGCTCGGTTTCCCCTACGCCACGGACATCGAGGGACTTCCCCAGGTACTCGTGACCTCCGCCATCGGAGATCCGGTAACGCCTCATGACGGCGGGATCAGCCTCGCTGAGACCCTCGGCGCTCGACTGTTGACCGTCGATGCCAACGAGCACGGCACGATCGCCTCCGGCATCGACTGCGTAGACGAGGTCGTGGCCAACTACCTGGTCAACCTCGAGCTTCCTGAGGAAGGGGCGCGCTGCTCGCCGTAA
- a CDS encoding ABC transporter ATP-binding protein, giving the protein MIEAHSLTKRYGAKTAVDAIDFTARPGVVTGFLGPNGAGKSTTMRMIVGLDRPSGGSVTVNGKPYAEHRAPRHQVGALLDAKAVHGGRSARNHLLAIAATHRIAKDRVDEVIGITGLESVARKRVGGFSLGMGQRLGLAVALLGDPATLILDEPVNGLDPEGVAWVRVFLRGLAAEGRTVFLSSHLMSEMAQTADHIIVLGRGRIVADAPVGDILAQAGGDRVKVRSPGATRLATILESEGASVTLAEPDLLSVRGLASPRIAALAAAAGVLVYELTPIAGSLEDAYMALTRDEVEYQTTPTHAGENR; this is encoded by the coding sequence TTGATTGAAGCCCACTCTCTGACCAAGCGTTATGGCGCGAAGACCGCCGTCGATGCGATCGATTTCACCGCGCGTCCGGGTGTGGTGACGGGTTTCCTTGGGCCTAACGGTGCGGGTAAATCGACGACGATGCGGATGATCGTCGGGCTCGACCGGCCCTCCGGTGGGTCGGTGACGGTGAACGGCAAACCGTACGCCGAGCACCGGGCGCCGCGGCACCAGGTCGGGGCTCTGCTCGACGCCAAAGCGGTGCACGGAGGCCGAAGCGCCCGCAACCACCTGCTCGCGATCGCGGCGACCCATCGCATCGCCAAGGACCGGGTCGACGAGGTCATCGGCATCACCGGTCTGGAATCCGTGGCGCGCAAGCGCGTGGGCGGCTTCTCGCTCGGCATGGGCCAGCGACTCGGCCTCGCGGTGGCGCTGCTGGGCGACCCGGCCACCCTCATCCTCGACGAACCGGTGAACGGTCTCGACCCCGAGGGCGTCGCCTGGGTGCGGGTGTTCCTTCGCGGCCTCGCTGCCGAGGGGCGCACCGTGTTCCTCTCCTCGCATCTGATGAGCGAGATGGCGCAGACCGCCGACCACATCATCGTTCTCGGGCGGGGGCGGATCGTCGCGGATGCCCCGGTGGGCGACATTCTCGCGCAGGCCGGAGGCGACAGGGTGAAGGTGCGCTCGCCCGGGGCGACGCGCCTCGCCACGATCCTCGAATCCGAGGGCGCCTCCGTGACGCTCGCCGAGCCCGACCTGCTCTCGGTCAGGGGCCTCGCTTCACCGCGGATCGCCGCGCTGGCTGCCGCGGCGGGAGTCCTCGTCTACGAGCTCACCCCGATCGCGGGTTCCCTCGAAGACGCCTACATGGCACTGACCCGCGACGAGGTCGAATACCAGACGACACCGACCCATGCGGGGGAGAACCGATGA
- a CDS encoding ABC transporter permease subunit encodes MSTTTTKAFTPAGHNLWFGGILWSEWVKLRSIRSTWWLYGMLLAITVGLGAQVASSLGFGSEDVEPTREAVQALGVYASAVSTDFTGLIVSVLAVLFMAGEYGSGMIGTTLTSVPKRVPALLGKAIVFAAVTFAVSAIAIVITALLSVAVLAERGIDIDLGDAYYWRAQLGVVLYLVLAGLIGFAIGAILRSTTGGIAVTLGLLFAAPIAASLLIKGSSDRWIQNVGSLLPTELGEALFKHPGQWAFIAPDAPPLQPTPGLWAFEPWQAGLLLLAWVIALLAVAATLLKRRDA; translated from the coding sequence ATGAGCACGACCACCACGAAGGCATTCACGCCAGCGGGCCACAATCTTTGGTTCGGCGGCATCCTGTGGTCGGAATGGGTGAAGCTTCGCAGCATCCGCTCGACCTGGTGGCTGTACGGGATGCTGCTCGCGATCACCGTCGGTTTGGGAGCGCAGGTGGCGTCCTCGCTCGGCTTCGGCAGCGAGGACGTCGAACCTACCCGCGAAGCCGTGCAGGCCTTGGGGGTGTATGCGAGCGCTGTGAGTACCGACTTCACCGGCCTGATCGTGAGCGTTCTCGCCGTGCTGTTCATGGCCGGTGAATACGGATCGGGAATGATCGGCACGACGCTGACGTCCGTTCCCAAGCGCGTGCCCGCCCTGCTCGGCAAAGCGATCGTCTTTGCTGCGGTGACGTTCGCGGTGAGCGCCATCGCCATCGTGATCACTGCCCTGCTCTCGGTCGCTGTGCTGGCAGAAAGGGGTATTGACATCGACCTGGGCGACGCGTACTACTGGCGGGCGCAGCTGGGCGTTGTGCTGTACCTTGTGCTCGCTGGTCTCATCGGGTTCGCGATCGGTGCGATCCTCCGCAGCACAACGGGTGGCATTGCGGTGACGCTCGGACTGTTGTTCGCGGCGCCGATCGCGGCGAGCTTGCTGATCAAGGGCTCGTCGGATAGGTGGATTCAGAACGTTGGGAGCCTGCTGCCGACAGAGTTGGGAGAAGCGCTCTTCAAGCACCCCGGCCAGTGGGCGTTCATCGCTCCCGACGCGCCCCCGCTGCAACCGACGCCAGGCCTCTGGGCGTTTGAACCCTGGCAGGCGGGACTCCTGCTCCTCGCATGGGTGATCGCGCTGCTCGCCGTCGCCGCGACGCTTCTCAAGCGCCGCGATGCATGA
- a CDS encoding SLC13 family permease, producing MILTFMVLIMTRRLTPMVALILVPTIFGLFAGAGLGLGDMILESIGDLAPTAALLMFAIMFFGIMIDVGLFDPLIRFITRFLGNDPAKVVLGTAILAGAVSLDGDGSTTFIITTSAMLPIYLRLGMSPVVLTCVAGLMNGTLNIVPWGGPTVRAASALGVSPTDIFVPMLPSLAAGIIIALAFAWFLGLSERKRIGSLEHSPAAQADAAPSATQSFARKLFGGNRIVRGTDVRPGAAATLSTTGILTVHPGQRMPAGQTTLAEQLVLEDERDTAMADTMLSADRPTLRPKLIWVNLALTVAVMVLLVLDVMPLAYIFMVGTALALVINFPKLRSQADEIVAHAPSIVGVVSMVLAAGVLVGVLNGTGMVTAMADWVVQVVPASMGEYLAVITGVLSIPMTFFMSNDAFYFGILPVLAESAATYGIDPVEMARASIIGQPVHLQSPLVPAILLLVSLAGVNLGDHHKKVLWRACVVSLVMLFVGVLVGSVPFG from the coding sequence ATGATCCTCACCTTCATGGTGCTCATCATGACCAGGCGGCTCACGCCGATGGTTGCCCTGATCCTCGTTCCCACGATCTTCGGGCTCTTCGCCGGCGCCGGTCTGGGTCTCGGCGACATGATCCTCGAGTCGATCGGCGATCTCGCCCCGACGGCGGCGCTGCTCATGTTCGCGATCATGTTCTTCGGCATCATGATCGATGTCGGGCTGTTCGATCCCCTCATCCGGTTCATCACCCGCTTCCTCGGCAACGACCCGGCCAAGGTGGTTCTGGGCACGGCGATCCTGGCCGGTGCGGTGTCGCTCGACGGCGACGGGTCCACAACCTTCATCATCACCACGTCGGCGATGCTGCCGATCTACCTGCGCCTGGGCATGAGCCCGGTGGTGCTCACCTGCGTGGCCGGTCTGATGAACGGCACTCTCAACATCGTGCCGTGGGGTGGCCCTACCGTGCGGGCCGCATCGGCGCTCGGGGTTTCGCCGACCGACATCTTCGTGCCGATGCTGCCCTCGCTGGCGGCGGGCATCATCATTGCGCTGGCGTTCGCTTGGTTCCTCGGGCTGAGCGAGCGCAAGCGCATCGGCTCCCTTGAGCACTCCCCCGCCGCCCAGGCGGATGCCGCACCGTCGGCGACGCAAAGCTTCGCGCGCAAGCTCTTCGGCGGCAACCGCATCGTGCGCGGCACGGATGTGCGGCCGGGAGCCGCTGCGACCCTCTCCACCACCGGAATCCTCACGGTGCACCCGGGCCAGCGGATGCCGGCAGGGCAAACGACCCTGGCCGAGCAGCTGGTGCTGGAGGACGAGCGGGACACCGCGATGGCCGACACCATGCTCAGCGCGGACCGGCCGACACTGCGGCCCAAGCTGATCTGGGTGAACCTGGCGCTGACCGTCGCCGTGATGGTGCTGCTGGTGTTGGATGTCATGCCGCTGGCCTACATCTTCATGGTCGGCACCGCGCTGGCGCTGGTGATCAACTTCCCGAAGCTCCGCAGTCAGGCCGACGAGATCGTCGCGCACGCGCCCAGTATCGTCGGCGTCGTCTCGATGGTGCTGGCCGCCGGCGTTCTGGTCGGCGTGTTGAACGGCACCGGCATGGTCACTGCCATGGCGGACTGGGTCGTACAGGTCGTGCCGGCCTCGATGGGTGAGTACCTGGCGGTCATCACCGGGGTGCTGTCCATCCCGATGACCTTCTTCATGTCCAACGACGCGTTCTACTTCGGCATCCTGCCCGTGCTCGCCGAGAGCGCGGCGACCTACGGCATCGACCCGGTGGAGATGGCCCGCGCCTCGATCATCGGCCAGCCCGTGCACCTGCAGAGCCCGCTGGTGCCGGCGATTCTGCTGCTCGTCTCCCTCGCCGGAGTCAACCTCGGCGACCACCACAAGAAGGTCCTCTGGCGCGCCTGCGTGGTCTCGCTGGTGATGCTGTTCGTCGGCGTGCTGGTCGGCTCCGTCCCGTTCGGCTAG
- a CDS encoding sensor histidine kinase, with protein MRFSTQMLLLQLACVTVVVAICTGVFVGIGVQQLRAEAETSALSIARTVAADSDVRAGVAQASSDAGTPTNASLRGGPLSVLAAAAEANTGALFIVITDDHGIRLAHPDPQLLGAVVSTEFAKALAGRETVSWESGTLGASARAKVPVRDPDTSVPVGEVSVGFAPSSVFQELPLLLGGVALAAGVALALGAVVSFIIRRRLERLTLGLQPEELSALVQNQAAVLDGVGDGVLAYGPDDVVTVANTTAARLLGISDLVGRRIHDLVLPGPVIAALTGEPTEPSTGRRAADAADPVVLADHIVYIDTHPVSRANRDLGVIAVIRDRTDVVTLTDRLETVASMTEALRVQRHEFANRLHVTAGLMDAGRVPDARDYLDDVLDASRAPGGPFAGEHLTEPFLLSLVQAKAEQAGERGVILTVGPDSLVRGIVSAPADVATVLANLVDNAVSAAVYGAEPQWVNVELLDDGDTLVMTVSDSGRGVADEAQVFSDVQRPDVDPDAVHGRGIGLPLVRDIAARLGGEVWLADAGRPGGSGAVFCARLPGVMRAPSRPAQGEER; from the coding sequence ATGCGGTTCTCAACGCAGATGTTGCTGCTCCAGCTCGCCTGCGTCACCGTCGTCGTCGCGATCTGCACCGGCGTGTTCGTCGGGATCGGGGTGCAGCAGCTGCGCGCCGAGGCCGAGACCTCGGCGCTGTCGATCGCACGCACTGTCGCCGCCGACTCCGATGTGCGCGCCGGTGTCGCCCAAGCGTCGTCCGACGCCGGAACGCCGACGAACGCGAGTCTCCGCGGCGGACCGCTCTCCGTTCTCGCGGCCGCGGCGGAGGCGAACACCGGCGCGCTCTTCATCGTGATCACCGACGACCACGGCATTCGGCTCGCGCACCCGGACCCGCAACTGCTCGGCGCGGTGGTGAGCACCGAGTTCGCCAAGGCTCTGGCCGGACGCGAGACAGTGTCGTGGGAATCGGGCACCCTGGGCGCCTCGGCGCGCGCCAAGGTTCCAGTCCGCGACCCCGACACCTCGGTTCCGGTGGGGGAGGTGAGCGTGGGTTTCGCCCCGAGCAGCGTTTTCCAGGAGCTTCCCCTGCTGCTGGGCGGTGTCGCGCTCGCTGCCGGGGTGGCCCTCGCCCTGGGCGCCGTCGTGTCGTTCATCATCCGTCGCCGCCTCGAGCGCCTCACCCTCGGCCTGCAACCCGAGGAGCTCTCGGCGCTCGTGCAGAACCAGGCGGCGGTGCTCGACGGCGTCGGGGACGGGGTGCTCGCCTACGGCCCGGACGATGTGGTGACCGTCGCCAACACCACGGCCGCGCGGCTGCTCGGGATCTCCGACCTGGTCGGACGCCGCATCCACGACCTCGTACTGCCTGGCCCGGTGATCGCGGCCCTGACCGGTGAACCGACCGAACCGTCGACCGGGCGACGGGCAGCGGATGCGGCCGATCCGGTCGTACTCGCCGACCACATCGTCTACATCGACACCCACCCGGTGTCGCGCGCGAATAGGGACCTGGGCGTGATCGCGGTGATCCGCGACCGCACCGACGTCGTCACCCTCACGGATCGCCTGGAAACCGTGGCCTCGATGACCGAGGCACTGCGGGTGCAACGGCATGAGTTCGCGAACCGTCTGCACGTGACGGCCGGTCTGATGGACGCGGGCCGTGTGCCCGACGCCCGGGACTACCTCGACGACGTGCTGGACGCGTCCCGCGCCCCCGGCGGCCCGTTCGCGGGTGAGCATCTGACCGAGCCGTTCCTGCTGTCGCTCGTGCAAGCCAAGGCTGAGCAGGCCGGTGAGCGCGGCGTGATCCTGACGGTGGGCCCCGACTCCCTCGTTCGCGGCATCGTTTCCGCGCCGGCGGATGTGGCCACCGTGCTCGCCAACCTCGTCGACAATGCCGTGAGCGCGGCCGTCTACGGCGCAGAGCCCCAATGGGTGAACGTGGAACTGCTTGACGACGGCGACACCCTCGTCATGACAGTGTCCGACTCCGGGCGGGGCGTGGCCGACGAAGCACAGGTCTTCAGCGACGTGCAACGACCGGACGTGGACCCGGATGCGGTGCACGGGCGAGGGATCGGACTGCCGCTCGTGCGCGACATTGCGGCGCGTCTGGGCGGAGAGGTGTGGCTGGCCGATGCCGGCCGCCCAGGCGGAAGCGGAGCCGTGTTCTGCGCACGTCTGCCCGGCGTCATGCGGGCACCGTCCCGTCCAGCACAAGGAGAAGAACGATGA
- a CDS encoding response regulator gives MTDPITVLVVDDDFRVGGLHRDIVAGCPGYTALAPVRGVRAARAAVRDLRPDLVLCDVYLPDGDGIAFVAEIDVDAFMISAAADGATVRRALRAGALDYLVKPFEPARLSDRLEAYRRFGTLAAEDRQLDQDTIDKAQRVLHGRDGVVSGSRSTTEKLLIDLLQDGETSASLIADRAGLSRATAQRHLAALATRGDVDVTLRYGSTGRPEHRYSIRR, from the coding sequence ATGACCGACCCCATTACCGTGCTCGTGGTCGACGACGACTTCCGCGTCGGCGGTCTGCATCGCGATATCGTCGCCGGGTGCCCCGGCTACACCGCCCTTGCGCCGGTTCGAGGAGTGCGGGCCGCACGCGCGGCGGTGCGCGACCTGCGGCCCGACCTAGTGCTCTGCGATGTCTACCTACCCGACGGCGACGGGATCGCCTTCGTCGCCGAAATCGACGTCGACGCGTTCATGATCAGTGCGGCTGCGGACGGCGCCACCGTGCGACGGGCGCTCCGCGCCGGCGCCCTGGACTACCTCGTCAAACCGTTCGAACCCGCCCGGCTCAGCGACCGGCTGGAGGCCTATCGCCGATTCGGCACCCTGGCCGCTGAGGACCGCCAACTCGACCAGGACACCATCGACAAGGCCCAGCGGGTGCTGCACGGTCGGGACGGTGTGGTATCCGGGTCGCGGTCCACGACCGAGAAGCTGCTCATCGACCTGCTCCAGGACGGTGAAACGTCGGCGAGCCTGATCGCCGACCGCGCCGGGTTGTCGCGCGCGACGGCGCAACGGCACCTCGCCGCCCTGGCCACCCGCGGTGACGTGGACGTGACGCTCCGATACGGATCAACAGGTCGCCCGGAGCACCGCTACAGCATTCGACGCTGA